The DNA sequence agagaaagggagaggaatagagagttaaaaatattgatgaaagagaaacatcaatcagttgcctcttgcacactccctactggagatgtgcctgcaaccaagtacatgaccttgactggaattgaacctgggacctttaagtccgcaggccgatgctctatccactgagccaaacccgttagggcaagGCGCTTCTTCTCGtgtttcctcttctcctcttctccttttCTGGAGAGGGACGGAGGAGGTCCTTAGCGAGAGGCCTAATGTCATGGGGAGGTCGTCACCGCCGGAAAGGCGAATACAACTGGATTTTATGGGTTGGAGCACATTCAGGTTATTCTGCACAGACTCCCATCACCAGCAAAATTGGTCTTAGAGAAAGCCATTCATGGAGGAACAACTAACGGACCCTGCCTCTCTTTTCTGCGTCTCCTTCTATGCTGTGTCCTTCTCTTGATTTGGTTTGTACCCTTACTGACCTTTGGGGCCACGTAATGTGTAGCAGTCAGCCATTTCTTAGAGTCTAACTCACTTGTCTTGAAAATCATCCCATagccctagccgctttggctcagtgaatagagcatcggcctatggactgaagggttccaagtttgattccggtcaagggcacatgcctgggttgcaggcaagaggcagccaatcaatgaatctctctcatcattgatgtgtctatctccctctccctttcccttcctctctgaaatcaataaaaaatattttaaagaaaatcatcCCATAAAATCATGCCTAGCTGTGGCAGACGGATACGTGTGGTGAGATTACCCCTTTCCTATAACATCAACATGTACCTCACCAGCGTTTCCTTTTCttcaggttgctgctgtggagcagagaaTGTGGAGGCCCCGACGGAGCAGGTTTCCGTAAGAGTGTCACAGGCCAGGAATCCCAGGAGAGCCTTGTCTTCCCGGAAGAGCCACCCCTGTGGCAGTTGTGGGCCAGTCTTGAGGAAGATCTTCCAGCCGGTTGAACGGAAGGAAACCCAGCACAGCCGGATACTGTTGAGGTGCGGGGCGTGTGCAAAAGGATTTTATTTCAGTGCAAAATGTGACCAGCACCAGGAGCAGCATCCGAGAGAGAAGCCTTTCCTCAGAGATGTGGACAGGATCTCACCTGCGAGGGGCTGTGATGTTCGCGTGTCACATAAACCTTTTACCTGTGGGGAACAAGACCTGTTTACCGGGTCAGGACACCTACAGCAACAGGCCACTCACACCAGGGATCGATCCAATGAAATCTTGACATCCGGGCCGAGTTTTCAAAGCAGAAATGGTGATCGCATGAGGAAAGAATCTAATAAAGCCATTGGCAGCATCCACGCCTTTGTTCAGGACAAGAGCGTTTGTCCTGGAAGACAGCGTTTAGTGAGCCAGGAATGTGGACAAGGTTTCAGCGAAATTTCCGCTTTTCACTGTCATCAGAGAGCTCACTCCGGAAAAAGACGTTACGAGTGTGGTGAGTGTGGAGAGTGTGGGAAGTCTTTTTCAAGGATCTATTACCTTCCTtctcaccagagagttcacactggagaaaggccttacgggtgcagtgagtgtgggaagtCTTTTTTCAGTCGCTCTGGCCTTCATTACCATCAGAGGTTTCACAGAGGAGAAAGGCCGTATGagtgcagtgagtgtgggaagtCTTTCAGCTGTAGCAGTGCCCTGTGCAGTCATCAGAGActccacactggagaaaggccttatgagtgcagtgagtgtgggaaatcttttactgGTAGTAGCGGCCTCCgtagtcatcagagagttcacactggagaaaggccttatgagtgcagtgagtgtgggaaatcttttttCAGTCGCTCTGGCCTTCATTACCATCAGAGATttcacacaggagaaaggccttatgagtgcagtgagtgtgggaaatctttcAGCTGTAGCACTGCCCTCCGcagtcatcagagagttcacactggagaaaggccttatgagtgcagtgagtgtgggaaatcttttagctGTAGCAGTGGCCTCCGcagtcatcagagagttcacactgaagaaaggccttatgagtgcctTGCATGTGGAAAGTCTTTTAAGAATAGCAATGGCTTCCAATATCATCAGAGgtttcacactggagaaaagccttacgagtgcaatgaatgtgggaaattttTTATCAAAATCCAAGGCCTTCATCGGCATCAGatagttcacactggagaaaagccttacgagtgcaatgaatgtgggaaatctttttcaAGAAAGGAATACCTTCGTTATCATCAGAGAGGTCACAGCGGAATAAGGCCTTATGTGTGccgtgaatgtgggaaatcttttacaagTAGCACTGGCCTCCATTATCATCAGAGattgcacactggagaaaagccttatgagtgcagtgaatgtgggaagttttTTACCAGTAGAAGTGGCCTTGTAcatcaccagagagttcacactggagaaaggccttatgtgTGCCCTAAATGTGGGAACTCTTTTACTAGTAGCAATGGCCTTGTAGGTCATCTGAGAcgtcacactggagaaaggccatgagtgcagtgaatgtgggaagtcttttacCGGGATCCGCAGCCTTCGTTATCATAAGAGAGTTCACACTAGAGAAAGGACTTAGGAGTGGAGTGAATGTGGGACATCTTTTAGCCAAACGTGTAACCTCCCTGTCACATAAGAGTTTACATGGGAGGAAGGTCTGAGATGTGTAGGaaacaaataacttttttaaaaaagaatatatattttattaatttttttacagagaggaagggagagggatagagcattagaaacatcgatgagagcgaaacatccatcagctgcctcctgcatgccttcctactggggatgtgcctgcaaccaaggtacatgcccttgaccggaatcgaaccttggacccttcagtccgcaggccgacgctctatccactgagccaaaccggctagggcacgaATAACTTTTTAGTTCCGTTTTAACAACACTGTGGGAAACACTGAGGCCTCATTTATCTGAATTGAATCTCATCCATCCACACGTCAACAATAGGGGGTTCCCCATAAGTTTACGTGGGACGCACATGTGCCGATTGCACTTTCTAAATTTTCCCAGGTGTCTTGCCAGATCTATGTCACTGCATATTTTTGTTGCATAAACTATTTCACATGTACCACCTGGACGGTATCCACAGATGGCATCAGTCACCATCCTAATGTGCTCAGGGAAGGTAACTGTTctctgattttttagagaaaataaggAGTAGCCTGCATTTTTAGGAAGTCTTTATTCCTTCTATTCTCAGTAATCGGTGCATGGATCTGACTCAGTTTTGACCCCAAGAACATCACCTGAGTTTAGCCAGCAGCTTGCAGAATAACTGCCTTGTTCAGGGACATGCTTTCCCTAGATGTCattgattcacttttttttttaatatatatttttattgattttttacagagaggaagggagaaggatagagagaaacatcgatcagctgcctcttgcacactccctactggggatgtgcctgcaaccaaggtacatgcccttgaccggaatcgaacctgggacccttcagtccgcaggccaatgctccatccactgaaccaaaccagttagggccattgattcactttttaaaaatatatattattttttattgatttcagagagaaagggaggggagagagagatagaaacaccattgatgagagagaatcattgctcagctgcctcctgcacgccccacacagatcgaaccagcaacctgggcacgtgccctgaccaggaattgaaccatgacctcctggttcataggtcaacacactcaaccactgagccataccagccggatACCAGTGATTAATTTTTTGAGTGTCACACATGCAAGAACTGTGAGGGTGATGTCCCGTTGTCTTGTAAAATAatgaaggccttttcccctaaggcagtggtcggcaaactcattagtcaacagagccaaatatcaacagtacaacgattgaagtttcttttgagagccaaatttttttaaacttaaacttcttctaataccacttcttcaaaatagactcgcccaggccgtggtattttgtggaagagccacatgtggctcgcgagccgcggtttgccgaacACTGCCCTAAGTCTTCTTTAATCTTGGGTGTTCTATCTACTGTGTGGGTTGGTTCGTAAGTAGGTCTGGGTCTACCAGCACAGAGAGGTGAATAACTCGTACAGGCCTGAAAGTTTCTCTGCCTCCTAGAAGAGGATATGGTACAGAAATGAGCTCAGCGGTGTTTCCCAAATTTGCACTGTTGCTCATACTTCCGTAGGAAAGACTATGGGGCCTGTAGTCCTCCTGTGAAGTCTGGATGCCATGAGACACAGAGATCACTCCAAAGAGGCGGGTAGCTGTGACAACCTCACGTATGTTTGGGAGCAGCGTGAGTTAGTTTGTATGCAAAACATGAAGGGAAGGGAATCTCTTACCCAGGTCTTGCAAAGGGCCAAGTGCCCTAATGTCTACAGTTCCACAGGTGATGGTCACTGGTCTTAGGGGTTAGGGGAAACCATGATTGCAACAGAAACACTGACGACCTAGTAGGTGCTGGAGGAGGCCAGCCCACTAGGTGAAATGTGCCTTTTAACGTGCATCCGGAAATTTTTGAGAAAAAGACTGCAGGATCGGTGTGTACACTAGTCAGGGGGTCTCCTGTCATGTTCATCTTCTGTGGATGTAGTCATTGCCATTGAATATAATCAGCAGGttttatggccctggctgggtagctcagttggttagagcagtggtcggcaaaccgcggctcgcaagccacatgcagctctttggccccttgagtttttagcaaaggccagcttaggagtaccctaattaagttaataacaatgtacctacctatatagtttaagtttaaaaaatttggctctcaaaagaaatgtcaatcgttgtactgttgatatttggctctgttgactaatgagtttgccaaccactgggttagggcatcacgctgataccccaaggttgcaggttcagtttcgtttcagggcacatacaagaagcaactagtGAATGTacaactaagtggaacaacaaatcaatttctctttctctcttctctctcaataagacatttttaaaaaggttttgtggccctaactggcttggctcagtggatagagcgtcagcctgcggactgaagggtcccaggttcgattccggtcatgggcatgtaccttggttgtgggcacatccccagtagggggtgtgcaggaggtagctgatcgatgtttctctcttatcgatgtttctaactctctatccctctcccttcctctctgtaaaaaaatcaataaaaaaaaaatattttttaaaaaggttttgtgGATTACTGTAGCCTCTCAGATGTTCAAGTCAGAGCCTTTGTTGTCCTGGCAGAAAAATAAAGAGTGGAGTGCAGGGATGTGGAATTTTATTACCCAGCAGGCATTCCTGTTGATTTGGGTGAAAGTCCTTCATTGTTGGCTATATTGGATGTCACTGAgacaagaccccccccccccagaggtcATGAGAATGTGAATTGAATATACtaaggtgtactggttaataatgcggatttttttttcaatagatggagttacacatatgttgatatatatgcgatttgatatgtatactattttgttatattgacaacaagcttcaaaacttcatatgtcaaattttctgaaggtgttaatatcaccggtatttttacgcttaaaaatgtcgaattttgtgccaaaaaaagaggtagggtccctaggcctggtggcgatcagggccaattggggccttccttcattccgcaccaccccctggtggtcagcgtgtgtCATAGTGAGGGATCCAActtctgaggggacactttgcatattagccttttatatagagagatagataagTTTCATTTGTAAATAGCTTTGTGCATAGTCTGAGTCATCAGTGAATGTTTAACTTACACAGATTAAGTTGTGATTTAAacttattgtatatttttgcattttcccaGCAGTTTATGAGGATTCAGTTCCTCCTCATTCTAGAGAATATTTGGGTTGGTCAATCGTTctgtatttaaacttttttttataactttgtcATGCAATCCCTGTTgttgattgtatttttctaaggatTTATGGTGAGCCTTTTCTCAGATGTGTACTTGCCCTCTCTGTATCTTAGTTAAGACACCTGATCATAGGTTCTGCTTAATCTGCTGTGAGTTTTGGCAATTTAACAAAAAGACAGTGAAAGAACGAAGGTGCATGTGGGAATTTCACTCATtttgtgcctttttaaaattatttctgtaataaaggttttttttgtaTTGAAAAACATGTTCTCTAGTTTTCTTCCAATATCGGATGCTATGCACAATCCAATGGACAGTTTGTTTTAATCCACACTATTAACATTCGCCTTCACTTACAGAAGTCCCGTCATTTGATAAGGCAATAACCCTTTGTAGAACTCCATATAATGACCGGGTTGTGGGcgccatccccagtgggaggcgtgcagtaggcagccaagaAGCACGCCActggatgattctctgtcattattgatgttctgttgtatccctctctcttcctctctgaaatcaataaatatatattttaaaaaagaggctgcattttttttaacagatattttattgattttttacagagaggaagggagagggatagagagtcagaaacatcgatcagttgcctcctgcacaccccccactggggatgtgcccgcaaccaaggtacatgcccttgaccggaatcgaacctgggacctttcagtccgcaggctgacgctctatctactgagccaaaccggtcagggcaagaggCTGAATTTTAACCCCATGTTCTGGCCCCAGAGCCAGGGACAATCTTTGCCAGTGCTCTGAAGCCCTTACTGGGGCTGGTACACTGAGGAGACTTAACTGAAGCTGCTGTTTTCATTGTTGCAATTATGATtctcacccttttttttttttttttttttttgaaatatcaaaGCCCTTACCTGTTAGGATGGGGGGaaagcctttctttttcttttctgtggccTTCCACAATATGGGAGAAGCACCTGACAATTAAACCccaagacagaaacatggatgatgagagtcatcgattggctgcctctggcacgatcagggattgagcccacaaaccgggcatgtgcccttccggtattgaaccgtgacctagttcataggtcgacactcaaccactgagccaccacggccAGGCCACACCGTGCCTTTTTGTTCCTCAGAATATATCCCATCGGACTCTCAGTATTTGTGTTCCAAGCCCAGAAATGATTTGTTCTCTTCAACatttcttaaatacattttttcaattgattttttacagagaggaagggagagggacagagagttagaaacatcgatcagctgcctcctgcacaacccctactgggggtgtgcccgcaaccaaggtacatgcccctgaccagaatcgaacctgggacccttcagtccgcaggctgatgctctatccactgagccaaactggttagggctctagaAACTTTTAAGTGAATGAACACATGGATGACTCAACGCTCAgttataaaacagtattttacTAGGCTTGTGATTGTTTAAATATATAGCAACATAAAACCTCACTTGCTATAGAGATGCTGATTATGATGTGAAAATGAGTAGCTGAACTAACATTTCTGTCCTATCATGTAAAGGACATCACACCATTAAACAGCATGGAGTTGTTACAGGAATCCCTGATATTtgtcctgggttgcaggttcgctcccaCACCAGGGAGGGTACAGCGCCGAATGGCTGccgcaggaggcagctcatcagtatttctgtctctctctgagaatggcatgtccttgggtgggattaaaaaaaaaaaaaaaaaagctacaacTTTTGAGTAACGTATAGGTTGTAATTGGTGGTGGTAGGGAGGGGGTCTTTCTTTATGGCCCTTTAAgtcttttctatatatataaaagcctaagtgactgaacgaccaaacaactgaatgaccagttgaccagtcgccatgatgtgcaggaggcagacactcaatgcaggagctgccccctggtggtcagtgagctcccacaatgggaagtgctgctcagctgactacCTGTCCCAGTGGTccaccagcctggtggcagccactccctccctcaataGTCCTataggtccaatctctggagaacgggccaggcaccgaCAAACTGGTGCCGCTGGCACAATCCTGACAGTGCCGCAAGCCTCCTGGAAGTGGGCCTCGGACACCGTGGCCGCTTCCCCTTTCTGgacgctctgcaaggaagaaacgatataaaagcggccgccaggtggctccccaCAACCAGCGCAAATGTCAGCGGGATGGATACGGATCCTGAGCTGGTAAGGGTATCCCACCgcctgcctcccccaaccccctcgggatgggcaccagatgcagggctcatggctggtgagtgccacTGCAGCAGCGTGAGCCTTTCCCAATCAGGActggtgtctcagtggttgaacgtcgacctatgaaccaggtcacggttcaataccggaagggcacatgcctggtttgtgggctcaatccctgatcgtgccagaggcagccaatcgatgactctttctcatcatcaatgtttctgtcttggAGTTTAATTGTCAGGTGCTTCTCCCATATTGTGGAaagccacagcaaagaaaaagaaaggcttttCCCCATCCTAACAGGTAAGGGCtttgatatttcaaaaaaaaaagggtgaGAATCATAATTGCAACAATGAAAACAGCAGTGTCAGCTCAGTCTCCTCAGTGTACCAGCCCCAGTAAGGGCTTCAGAGCACTGGCAAAGATTGTCCCTGGCTCTGGGGCCAGAACATGGGGTTAAAATTCAGcctcttgccctgaccggtttggctcagtggacagagcctcggcctgcggactcaagggtcccaggttcgattccggtcaagggcatataccttggttgcgggcacatcccaggtaggaggtgtgcaagaggcagctgattggtgtttctaactctctatccctctcccttcctctctgtaaaaaatcaataaaacgtatatatttttaaaaattgtctttttcTAGCAGCGCCGCCTCCGCTGCATACTGACACCTGCCCTCCTAATTGCTCCTTGGGGAACGTGGTTTGTCCTGTGTCTATACTTACATGTAAAGTGGAGAATATACTCCGCGGCTGTCGTACTTTCCTGCCCAGCCCTCTGAAAGCAACTGAGGTTGCACGGTGTTTGCACCGCGAAGCTCTGAAAacttaacctttttatttttttcgtaTGAGTCGTGCTAGAAAACGAGATGCTTTTAGCAGCTCCTCTGCCTTCTGTACGGCAACCAGGCGtccaaaaatggcggcccccgtGGCTGCGCCGCGAAGTGGGCGCAGACATATTACTGCCAAATGCCGCTTCCAGAGCCTGCGGTCCTCCTGGGCCACCGtagaaggggcggggccagggcaaAAGTTGAAGCCGTTCGCGGAAATAGCACGTTTGCTCCCTCCTCGTCGGTCTGGGCAAAAATCCAGGTCAGTGTGTGGTTTTGTCCCcaaaagttttttgttgttttttttggtcacAGCAAAAGTTTGGTTTCTCACGGGTGACGtgtgtgggcgtggctttgtgcgGGGCATGGAATTACCACGGGGtcagggttggggggaggagggagagcggccgggaggagggagccgAGGGCAGCCGCGTAGGAACGGGATTTGAGGTGTTTGAGGGGCAGCAGAGGCATCTGTGCGGTCGGGGTGCCCTGGGGGTCGGGGCCCAGGTGAAGAGTCTGTGGAGGGAACGCCCTTGTCCGGGCTGTCAGGGTTTGGGGTGCTGCAGGTCCCCCCGCCTGTAAGAAGCGCAGGGGCATTTAAGGTGATCGTGGGGTCAGGTTCCGGTTGGGGGGTTAAATCGCGGGTCAGGGATGCTGGGCCGGCGCGGGTGTCCACGCACGGGGGTGTCTGGCCCGCGTTGCCGGTGAACAGGGAAGTGTGATCGGAGTCCGCGGTCCCGAGAGGCTTGCGGGGGTGACGTTCTGGACGAGCAGGATCCCTGGTGTTTCAGGTGACGACGACCTTGGCCGCTGTTGGGACCCGAGGCACGAGGGCCCCGAGTGCTCTTGCCAGTCCTTCGGGGTCTTAACCTTCAGCCCCTCGGTTGACGAACTAGAGACCCAGGGGCCAAACCAGCAACGCCCGGGTGCCGTGCCTCCTCTGTGGCCCCTTTCGCGCCGCGAAGGCAGAATTGAGTTGTGACACAGACATCCAGGTCTGCGAAGGGGACCCTGTCCCTTGGTCTCTTTAAGGAAAAGTTTGtcgccctgactggtgtggctcagtgggtagagcgtcggcctgcggactgaagggtcccgggttcgattcctgggttgcgggcttgatccccggtaggggggcatgcaggaggcagctgatcaatgattctctctcatcgttggtgtttctatctctctttccctctccctttctccctctgaaatcaataaagagagagtattttaaaaagaaaagaaagtttgtCAACTTCTGCTCTCACCTCCTAGTATAGCGATAGCAGTGGACGCTGTTGCTTATTGGCCTGTCGTACATTCATGCGTTTTTCTTTGCAAACAGAATCTGCGTTTTATTTCATGTCCGTCCCTCTGACAAGGTGAGCATAGGCCAGTGTATTAGTAAGTTTGGGTCCGTCTTAGTCAGTGGTGGTGGTTCCAGTGCCCACCGCTAGTGACGGGATTACTCTGAAATGAGCTTACGAGGAAGTACATTGTGCAATTCTAGCCACCTGGGCGAAAATCTGTTGGTTGTTTCTGAGATAattttaccctttttaaaaatatatattttttattaattttttacagagaggaagggaggtatagagagttagaaacatcgatgagagagaaacagagtagccgcctcctgcacgcctcacactggggatgtgcccgcaaccaaggtacatgcccctgacctgaatcaaaccctggacccttcagtccacaggccgatgctctatccactgagccaaaccggctagggcaattttatcctttaaaaaaaattttttttttggccttgctcatggattttttaaaaagatatgtttactgatttcagagaggaagggagagggagagctataAACAGCAAGGatcaaagagaatcattgatctgctgcctcctgcacgccccctactggggatccagcccacaacccggttgtgtgcccttgacaggaattgaacccgggacccttcgggccccaggccaacactatccactgagccaaaccagctagggctaactttGTCTTTTAAATACATAATTTCTTGAGTCAGAAGGGGACAGCTTGCCACcctaaaatatgcctctttgggatATTGGTCATTTTAGGCTGGTTAATTTGAGGAAACTgcagctggggcgggggtgggggtggggtggggaagggggctaGTGTGTTACTCCTTTGAAGGACATTTCCATTTGTAAAGGCCATCTCATCCCTAAGGTGTCTCCCTCCCCTGTCTGAACTATCAGTGGAGAGAGAGGACTTAGAACAACCTTACCCTTGTTAGCTGTGCTTTTCCTGGTCACCTCTGCTAACCGACTCCACAACCCCAATCAATATCGTTAGGTGAAGGTGGCATTTCAGATGATGGCATCTGCCACTTTGGACAGTGACTTCATTTTCCTAGGTCCCTTCTATGTATACAGGAGGTGTACAtgttgttaactttttaaaaaatatatatatatttttttattgatttcagagaggaagggagagggagagagacagaaacatcaatgatgatgtttgatcggcggcctcctgaacgcccctactggggatcgagcctgcaacccgggcatgtgcccttgactggaatcgaacctgggaccttcagtccacaggccgatgctctatccatcgagccaaaccggctagggctgttgttAACCTTTTTGATTGTTTTTCCTCTGCTAATCTGGGTTATGTCGATTTAATAATTAGACCAAGCAAAGAACctagaaaagaaggagaaaaattatCCTGCCCCTACAGCGTCATTTCCCACGCACCTTCTTTTTTCCACGATCACTCCACAGAACTCCAGAGAATGAAGGAACACCTTCACCACATTTAGGACCTAAGAATTTATTGGCCTGAGGAGTCAATACTTCCAGGAAAGCAGAAAAGGGACACCAGCGATTCTGTGGGCACTGTCAGCAGGAGCACCTTAGCAAAAGGTCCCGGAGCAAATGGACCACCCACTGACTTTTCTCCTCACCTTACCACAGGTTGTCACTCCCCAGTGTGGACCTAAAGGGGGCCACATCCGAAACCTAGCAAACTCAGAGGGGCCTGCATGGtgagccttacaaactcagaggccGAAACAACACATTGGATGGTCTGAAATGGATTCCTTCTAACTAAAAGCGAGTCTAGGCCGTAGTCATGTCCTACGCTGGTGTCTTCATTAAAGGTCAttctttagccctagccggtttggctcagtggagagagcgtcagccttccAACTGAGGGCtccggccgatgctctatccaccgagccaaaccagcaagggctgttATTAACCTTTTTGATTGTTTTGCCTCTGCTAATCTGGGTTATAtcgattta is a window from the Eptesicus fuscus isolate TK198812 chromosome 21, DD_ASM_mEF_20220401, whole genome shotgun sequence genome containing:
- the LOC129147528 gene encoding zinc finger protein 883-like, with protein sequence MYLTSVSFSSGCCCGAENVEAPTEQVSVRVSQARNPRRALSSRKSHPCGSCGPVLRKIFQPVERKETQHSRILLRCGACAKGFYFSAKCDQHQEQHPREKPFLRDVDRISPARGCDVRVSHKPFTCGEQDLFTGSGHLQQQATHTRDRSNEILTSGPSFQSRNGDRMRKESNKAIGSIHAFVQDKSVCPGRQRLVSQECGQGFSEISAFHCHQRAHSGKRRYECGECGECGKSFSRIYYLPSHQRVHTGERPYGCSECGKSFFSRSGLHYHQRFHRGERPYECSECGKSFSCSSALCSHQRLHTGERPYECSECGKSFTGSSGLRSHQRVHTGERPYECSECGKSFFSRSGLHYHQRFHTGERPYECSECGKSFSCSTALRSHQRVHTGERPYECSECGKSFSCSSGLRSHQRVHTEERPYECLACGKSFKNSNGFQYHQRFHTGEKPYECNECGKFFIKIQGLHRHQIVHTGEKPYECNECGKSFSRKEYLRYHQRGHSGIRPYVCRECGKSFTSSTGLHYHQRLHTGEKPYECSECGKFFTSRSGLVHHQRVHTGERPYVCPKCGNSFTSSNGLVGHLRRHTGERP